From a single Phacochoerus africanus isolate WHEZ1 chromosome 11, ROS_Pafr_v1, whole genome shotgun sequence genomic region:
- the LOC125111365 gene encoding olfactory receptor 51L1-like, with protein sequence MVICNTSATVEPIFMLRGLPGLGHAHPWLSIPFCLAYLLALTGNVTILSVIWMESSLHQPMYYFLSILALTDLGLSLSTLPTMLAVLWLDVRGIQARACYVQLFFIHTFTFLESSVLLAMAFDRFVAICRPLHYTAILTNGVIGKIGLACLLRSMAVVLPTPLLLRRYHYCHVSALSHAFCLHQDVLKLSCSDARINSVYGLCVVIATLGVDSVFILLSYVLILKAVLDIASREEQLKALNTCVSHVCVVLIFFVPVIGVSIVHRFGKHLSPTVHNLMADIYLLLPPVLNPIVYSVRTKQIRLGILSKFGPRRRL encoded by the coding sequence ATGGTGATCTGCAATACCAGTGCGACTGTGGAGCCCATATTTATGCTGCGGGGGCTCCCCGGACTGGGGCATGCTCATCCCTGGCTCTCAATCCCATTCTGTCTTGCGTACTTGTTGGCACTGACGGGTAATGTTACCATCCTCTCTGTCATCTGGATGGAGTCCTCACTCCACCAGCCCATGTATTACTTTCTTTCCATCTTGGCGCTAACTGACCTTGGTTTGTCCCTGTCCACACTGCCCACCATGCTCGCTGTGTTGTGGCTGGATGTTCGGGGGATCCAGGCACGTGCTTGCTACGTCCAGCTCTTCTTCATCCACACATTCACGTTCCTGGAGTCCTCAGTGCTGCTGGCCATGGCCTTTGACCGTTTTGTGGCCATCTGCCGTCCGCTGCACTACACCGCTATCCTCACCAACGGTGTGATAGGCAAGATTGGCTTGGCCTGCCTGCTAAGAAGCATGGCAGTTGTCCTGCCCACCCCTCTGCTGCTAAGACGCTATCACTACTGCCATGTCAGTGCCCTCTCCCATGCCTTCTGTTTGCACCAGGATGTTCTGAAACTATCCTGTTCAGATGCCAGGATCAACAGTGTTTACGGACTCTGCGTGGTGATTGCCACCCTGGGTGTGGATTCAGTCTTTATCCTTCTTTCTTACGTCCTGATTCTGAAGGCTGTGCTGGACATTGCATCTCGTGAGGAGCAGCTAAAGGCACTCAACACCTGTGTATCCCACGTCTGCGTGGTGCTCATCTTTTTTGTGCCGGTTATCGGGGTATCAATCGTCCATCGCTTTGGCAAGCATTTGTCTCCCACggtccacaacctcatggctgaCATCTACCTGCTCCTTCCCCCAGTGCTTAACCCTATTGTCTACAGCGTCAGGACCAAGCAGATTCGCCTAGGGATTCTCAGCAAGTTTGGACCGAGGAGGAGGCTTTAA